A genome region from Nitrosopumilus oxyclinae includes the following:
- a CDS encoding Zn-ribbon domain-containing OB-fold protein: MTIEEQLIEFAKQGKLLTHKCTECGYLHLSTAYYCLKCGSKGFEDTVLDGVGSVATYTIITVAPAGFEKYTPYAFVVLQLDDVNLRISGFMPNIATPADLPVGTRAKIAGFDERGILIEKQ, encoded by the coding sequence ATGACTATTGAAGAACAACTTATTGAATTTGCCAAACAAGGCAAGCTTCTAACTCACAAATGTACTGAATGTGGATATCTCCATTTGTCTACGGCATATTATTGTCTAAAATGTGGTAGTAAGGGATTTGAGGATACTGTTTTAGACGGTGTAGGCTCAGTTGCCACCTATACTATAATCACTGTGGCGCCTGCAGGCTTTGAAAAATATACTCCATACGCCTTTGTTGTCCTTCAATTAGATGATGTGAATTTGAGAATTTCAGGATTTATGCCAAATATAGCTACTCCTGCAGATCTCCCTGTTGGTACTAGAGCAAAAATTGCTGGTTTTGATGAACGCGGAATTCTTATCGAAAAACAGTAA
- a CDS encoding thiolase domain-containing protein, whose protein sequence is MTFVEKVCVLGAGSTKYGKLNESIADITTQASVSAIESAGISPKDIQASYISNVFGVADKQVHLGPVLMSRLGIPDKPSLTIESACGSGSVSFREAYANVAAGFYDCLVVTGVEKVTHTGTEWTTTYFAYCSDFFYEGQAGASFPGLFASMARAYLTEFDATEEDFAAVAVKNHDNGFLNPKAHMQKKITIDDVMKSPVVASPLKLYDCCPFSDGASSVILCSEKFAKAHGGDYIEVIGSGRGGSPAALQGREHMTTIPSTKLAAADAYKMAGITAKDIDFAEVHDCFTIAEVVDTEDLGFFDKGQGVQAVREGRTKLNSDISINPSGGLKSKGHPIGATGVGQVVEVFDQLTGKAGARTVKDAKIGLTHNFGATGASCAVHVFQSV, encoded by the coding sequence GTGACATTTGTGGAAAAGGTTTGTGTTCTTGGCGCTGGTAGCACCAAATATGGAAAATTAAATGAAAGTATAGCAGATATCACTACTCAGGCGTCAGTTTCAGCCATAGAAAGTGCAGGAATCTCCCCAAAAGACATTCAAGCATCATACATTTCAAACGTTTTCGGAGTTGCTGACAAGCAAGTCCACCTCGGTCCAGTATTGATGAGCCGATTAGGAATTCCAGATAAACCATCATTAACTATAGAGTCCGCATGTGGAAGTGGCTCTGTATCTTTTAGAGAAGCCTATGCAAATGTTGCAGCAGGATTTTATGATTGTCTAGTTGTAACCGGTGTTGAAAAAGTAACTCACACAGGAACTGAATGGACAACAACTTACTTTGCATATTGTTCTGACTTTTTTTATGAAGGTCAAGCCGGTGCATCGTTTCCAGGATTGTTTGCATCAATGGCAAGAGCTTACTTGACAGAGTTTGATGCAACTGAAGAAGACTTTGCAGCAGTTGCAGTGAAAAATCACGATAACGGTTTTCTTAATCCAAAAGCTCACATGCAAAAGAAAATTACTATTGACGATGTAATGAAATCTCCAGTAGTTGCAAGTCCACTAAAACTTTATGACTGCTGTCCATTTTCTGATGGTGCAAGTTCTGTTATTCTTTGTTCTGAAAAGTTTGCAAAAGCACATGGTGGTGATTACATTGAAGTAATTGGTTCAGGCAGAGGTGGTTCACCTGCTGCATTACAAGGACGTGAACATATGACAACAATTCCAAGTACAAAGCTTGCAGCAGCAGATGCATACAAGATGGCAGGTATAACTGCAAAAGATATTGACTTTGCAGAAGTACATGACTGTTTCACTATTGCAGAAGTAGTTGACACTGAAGACTTGGGATTCTTTGATAAAGGACAAGGTGTTCAAGCTGTTCGTGAAGGTAGAACAAAATTAAATTCTGACATTTCTATTAATCCATCAGGTGGTCTTAAATCAAAAGGACATCCAATTGGTGCAACAGGTGTTGGACAAGTAGTAGAAGTATTTGATCAACTAACTGGAAAAGCTGGTGCAAGAACTGTTAAAGATGCAAAAATTGGTTTAACTCATAACTTTGGTGCAACAGGTGCAAGTTGTGCTGTTCACGTATTCCAAAGTGTATAA
- a CDS encoding DNA topoisomerase has protein sequence MRHVVKTTKSKTSIFKKEIIQYFDSNGFLSWSSKERKYIILGTNSPKNGLVPCPECKLGELMVIKNKATRKRFMGCSNFYGGCKASSPLLQKARMRAMKKPCDICKWPMIIFRYSRNQKWTKQCGNFNCESRKIKPSK, from the coding sequence ATGAGACATGTCGTCAAAACAACAAAATCAAAAACTAGCATCTTCAAAAAAGAAATCATTCAATATTTTGATAGTAATGGATTCCTATCTTGGTCCTCAAAAGAGAGAAAATACATTATTCTTGGGACAAATTCTCCAAAAAACGGTCTAGTACCATGTCCTGAATGCAAGCTTGGAGAGTTAATGGTAATTAAAAATAAAGCCACACGAAAACGATTCATGGGTTGTTCTAACTTTTATGGTGGATGTAAAGCATCATCACCGTTATTACAAAAAGCAAGAATGAGGGCTATGAAAAAACCATGCGATATATGCAAATGGCCAATGATAATTTTTCGTTATTCACGAAATCAGAAATGGACTAAACAGTGTGGAAATTTTAATTGTGAAAGCAGAAAAATTAAGCCTTCAAAGTAG
- a CDS encoding carbon-nitrogen hydrolase family protein — protein MKVAVVQFTASTNKEVNLKKIISFISKAASKKATLCAFPEFMMFYTNSAQTPKQLADLSETINGNFVSTLVKAAKENKIQVIGSFYEKSTTKNRVYDTAFVIDKSGKVISTYRKIHLYDALGFKESDKMKSGSKIAKPVKTSIGKIGMMICYDLRFPEMSRSLAAAGSEILVAPSAWVKGNMKEEHWITINKTRAIENGCYVIAPDQVGNIYCGRSLVVDPYGKIILDMKQKQGISFVNIDLNKVKQTRKILPLLKNRRTDVYPTLKA, from the coding sequence ATGAAAGTTGCAGTAGTACAATTCACAGCATCAACAAACAAAGAAGTAAATCTCAAAAAAATAATTTCATTTATTTCAAAAGCTGCATCAAAAAAAGCAACTTTATGTGCATTTCCGGAATTTATGATGTTTTACACAAACTCGGCACAAACTCCAAAACAATTAGCAGATTTGTCTGAAACAATTAATGGAAATTTTGTTAGTACTCTTGTAAAAGCTGCAAAAGAAAACAAAATCCAAGTTATAGGCTCATTTTATGAGAAAAGCACAACAAAAAATCGTGTTTATGATACTGCATTTGTCATTGATAAATCCGGTAAAGTAATCTCTACTTATCGTAAAATACACCTCTATGATGCATTGGGATTCAAAGAATCAGACAAGATGAAATCAGGTTCAAAAATTGCAAAGCCAGTTAAAACATCTATAGGAAAAATTGGAATGATGATATGTTATGACTTGAGGTTCCCAGAGATGTCAAGATCACTTGCAGCTGCAGGATCAGAAATACTAGTTGCACCATCTGCTTGGGTGAAAGGTAACATGAAAGAAGAACATTGGATTACAATTAATAAAACACGTGCAATTGAAAATGGATGCTATGTTATCGCACCTGATCAAGTTGGAAACATTTACTGTGGACGAAGTTTAGTAGTTGATCCTTATGGTAAAATCATACTTGACATGAAACAGAAGCAAGGAATTAGTTTTGTAAACATTGATTTGAACAAAGTAAAACAAACACGAAAAATTTTACCCTTGTTAAAAAACAGAAGAACTGATGTTTATCCTACTTTGAAGGCTTAA
- a CDS encoding tautomerase family protein, protein MPLITVSMYPGRTQEQKDEYAKAITKSAVDILKTKESHVIVVFEDNPKENWFLAGNQL, encoded by the coding sequence ATGCCTCTGATTACAGTGTCAATGTATCCTGGTAGAACTCAGGAACAAAAGGACGAATACGCAAAAGCAATCACAAAATCAGCAGTTGATATTCTAAAAACAAAAGAAAGTCACGTTATTGTTGTTTTTGAAGACAATCCTAAAGAAAATTGGTTTTTAGCAGGAAACCAACTTTAA
- a CDS encoding rhomboid family intramembrane serine protease, translating to MIPLKDENPTPPGFKPKITIGLIITNTIVFFIQVAITGQFFDFEMVDASGIHANTISMYYNWGAVPNCITGATASLINFGGGTVSLSCPSVSYISLLTSTFMHGGLLHFGGNMLFLWVFGDNIEHKFGKLKFLLIYLIWGIVAGLIHVLGEPTSPIPAVGASGAISGVLGAYLIIFPRARILTLMGYFMMHVQARWFLPFWFVFQNLIPFFIGGFGASSGGVAFLAHIGGFLVGLAAGYIYKKNSSF from the coding sequence ATGATTCCTTTAAAAGATGAAAACCCAACTCCACCTGGTTTTAAGCCTAAAATTACAATTGGATTAATCATAACAAATACAATTGTATTTTTTATTCAAGTTGCAATTACTGGACAATTTTTTGATTTTGAAATGGTAGATGCAAGTGGAATTCATGCAAATACAATCAGCATGTATTACAATTGGGGTGCTGTCCCAAATTGTATTACCGGTGCTACTGCATCTCTCATTAATTTTGGTGGTGGTACAGTTTCACTTTCTTGTCCAAGTGTTTCATACATCTCTTTACTGACTTCTACTTTCATGCATGGAGGACTTTTGCATTTTGGTGGTAACATGTTATTTTTGTGGGTATTTGGTGATAATATAGAACACAAATTTGGAAAATTAAAATTTCTTTTAATTTATTTAATTTGGGGAATTGTTGCTGGATTAATTCATGTTTTAGGTGAACCTACAAGTCCTATTCCTGCAGTTGGTGCATCCGGTGCAATTTCGGGAGTTCTCGGAGCTTATCTAATTATTTTCCCAAGAGCTAGAATTCTAACTCTTATGGGATACTTTATGATGCATGTTCAAGCTAGATGGTTCTTACCTTTTTGGTTTGTATTTCAGAATTTAATTCCATTTTTTATTGGTGGATTTGGTGCATCAAGTGGTGGAGTAGCATTTCTTGCACACATTGGAGGATTTTTAGTAGGATTAGCAGCTGGCTATATCTACAAAAAAAACTCATCGTTCTGA
- a CDS encoding CHRD domain-containing protein encodes MQTKANLLVFSLATILAISAVTVVTLQEAEAADNKWKFKKDPSFTATLSAVPSTPGDFEGTATAKFWLDKHGDALKYRISIKNMDISGGATLETSDDVSKLHLHEGTGGAHVLNVYKAPGEDDNDLVVKPTKGIIKGIWDDSDENQTYGGHDNSETLTSQLKNLCEGNLFTMIHGDGGVGVLRGFIEPTSDGEKICDKLDKKGLLVDVEHHPEE; translated from the coding sequence ATGCAAACAAAAGCAAACTTGCTAGTATTTTCACTAGCTACAATACTCGCAATTTCTGCTGTCACTGTAGTGACACTACAAGAAGCAGAAGCTGCAGATAACAAGTGGAAGTTTAAGAAAGATCCAAGCTTTACTGCAACATTAAGTGCTGTTCCTTCTACCCCTGGGGATTTTGAAGGTACTGCTACAGCTAAATTTTGGTTGGATAAACATGGTGATGCTCTAAAGTATAGAATATCCATTAAAAATATGGATATTAGTGGTGGAGCAACTTTAGAAACTTCTGATGATGTTAGTAAATTACATCTTCATGAAGGTACTGGAGGAGCACATGTTCTTAATGTCTACAAAGCACCTGGAGAAGATGATAATGATTTAGTTGTAAAACCAACTAAAGGAATCATTAAAGGAATTTGGGATGATAGTGATGAAAACCAAACTTATGGTGGTCACGATAACTCAGAAACTTTAACTTCACAACTAAAGAATTTGTGTGAGGGAAATCTTTTCACAATGATTCATGGTGATGGAGGAGTAGGTGTTCTTAGAGGATTTATTGAACCAACAAGTGATGGCGAAAAAATCTGTGATAAATTAGATAAAAAAGGTCTACTTGTTGATGTTGAACACCACCCAGAAGAATAA
- a CDS encoding peptidase — translation MLFVPQLAFADVYIPLHEYLGYFDSNGIYTVVGNVKNTNNFGVVPTITVSVIDDSKTISKIINHVPLGPEKEIPFKIKFPELLSNTPILVNPEITFQKAITHEIPIQILYDKTLIKYNDGHITGRIQNTGDQTIFYPKIYAVVHGYENVLDITQNIEFIEKIEPGEILDFSMYPDPAITQDVFYYSCFAPVDTTVIPITAKKNDGNFDFRYDSGAWYSAAKFDESGTTLSIRGYNSYPLETYANFEFPPISGNEKFSVTLNDEPVDFIQSIDEMGFWHVAFTVGPTSQGTLKISGFDKGLPPEMPKIPQWIKTNADWWVNNQISDSEFLEGIDFLFEKQIASVPERDVIAESQWDVPSWVKISTEWWHEEKISDDEFLNIIENLVKRKIIVI, via the coding sequence ATGTTGTTTGTTCCTCAATTAGCATTTGCTGATGTCTATATCCCATTACATGAATATCTAGGATATTTTGATTCTAATGGAATCTATACTGTTGTAGGGAACGTAAAAAATACAAATAATTTTGGAGTAGTACCAACAATTACTGTTTCTGTAATTGATGATTCTAAAACAATTTCAAAAATAATTAACCATGTTCCATTAGGCCCTGAAAAAGAAATACCATTTAAGATAAAATTCCCTGAGTTATTATCTAATACTCCAATACTTGTTAATCCTGAAATAACATTCCAAAAAGCAATTACACATGAAATTCCAATTCAAATATTGTATGACAAAACTCTGATAAAATATAATGATGGTCACATTACAGGAAGAATTCAAAACACAGGTGATCAAACCATATTTTATCCTAAAATCTATGCTGTTGTTCATGGATATGAAAATGTATTAGATATTACACAAAACATTGAATTTATTGAAAAAATTGAACCCGGGGAAATTTTAGATTTCTCAATGTATCCAGATCCTGCAATTACTCAAGATGTGTTCTATTACAGCTGTTTTGCACCCGTTGATACTACTGTAATTCCAATTACTGCAAAGAAAAATGATGGAAATTTTGATTTTAGATATGACTCAGGTGCATGGTATTCTGCTGCAAAATTTGATGAATCAGGAACAACTCTTAGCATTAGAGGTTACAATAGTTATCCATTAGAGACATATGCAAATTTTGAATTCCCACCAATTTCTGGAAATGAAAAATTTTCTGTTACTCTAAATGATGAACCAGTAGATTTTATTCAAAGTATAGATGAGATGGGCTTTTGGCATGTTGCATTTACAGTTGGACCTACATCACAGGGTACGCTTAAAATTTCCGGTTTTGATAAAGGATTGCCTCCTGAAATGCCAAAAATTCCACAGTGGATTAAGACTAATGCTGATTGGTGGGTAAACAATCAGATTTCTGATTCAGAATTTCTAGAAGGTATCGATTTCCTTTTTGAAAAACAAATTGCATCAGTCCCTGAAAGAGATGTAATTGCTGAATCACAATGGGATGTTCCTTCATGGGTAAAAATTTCAACAGAATGGTGGCATGAAGAAAAGATTTCTGATGATGAGTTTCTAAATATAATTGAAAATCTTGTAAAAAGAAAAATAATTGTAATTTGA
- a CDS encoding winged helix-turn-helix transcriptional regulator yields MTDRDLQLQQIIEQNPGIQFREIMRSSGLKNGVLSHYLGKLEKSGIIKVIRGPRQSRFYPPKITEDESIVIKALRKQTPRDLLLALIENDGLEFSQLVKAVKKSPSTVSLYLSQIVDDGLVEIRLVELKKRYHIKARDLIDKLIEDYRPSLLEKPTAGFEDIINSF; encoded by the coding sequence ATGACTGATAGGGATTTACAATTACAACAAATCATTGAACAAAATCCGGGAATTCAATTCCGAGAAATTATGCGTTCATCTGGATTAAAAAATGGAGTATTGAGTCATTATCTTGGTAAATTAGAAAAAAGCGGTATCATCAAGGTGATTCGTGGACCGCGTCAATCAAGATTTTATCCACCAAAAATTACCGAAGATGAATCAATTGTAATCAAAGCTTTACGAAAACAAACTCCTCGGGATTTGTTACTTGCATTAATTGAAAATGATGGATTAGAATTTTCACAACTAGTAAAGGCAGTTAAAAAATCACCATCAACAGTTTCCTTGTATCTATCACAAATTGTAGATGATGGATTAGTAGAGATTAGATTAGTAGAATTAAAAAAGAGATATCATATTAAAGCAAGAGATCTTATTGATAAATTAATTGAAGACTATAGACCAAGCTTACTTGAAAAACCAACAGCTGGATTCGAAGATATTATCAATTCCTTCTAG
- a CDS encoding peptidase, whose protein sequence is MEKKFERKILTSGPRLKSFPLLAFLIILSIVGFDNVYGHGVGSETFPPVDLNGKLVTLEVSSSKSDPNTSDDQQISISLIDFNSKITLRDVTFLIKSERGEEFLFEQEFKADNGFIVFNFVSEETDSIILEEENGGGLFGSLLGLESRMVHVKGPKLSEGGLYKLDVSVLTADGYSQKLDEPLVFNAGISIAQTSRHDFVDPNFGEQNIHVITYYDKISNFNYDPNSKEISFFMPFEWSQSNINQTSVVHQELVIPKKFGDLLVSGFTMYVNGVQLSQDIVNIDDFFADGRIVHFIIYQKELQKIFDNNSNQNGMDFIITPDRDYAHLSAVTDNGQFRILVSSEPENLKSNSNAKILFDVTDIFLKNKPVATNYEFSVTQNERIIFEKNGISTDSRDEHNIAEFMIPDDVTGIVNLNFKNLDGNKLAKATFPVVIDRIASNEISIPDWIRNNALWWSQEQIDDKTFIQGIEYMIQNKIILIPQTQQETSESQEIPSWIRNNAAWWADGQIDDITFVQGLEFMIKFGILSV, encoded by the coding sequence ATGGAAAAGAAATTCGAAAGAAAAATCCTGACAAGTGGACCTAGATTGAAAAGTTTTCCATTACTTGCATTTTTAATAATTTTATCTATTGTTGGATTTGATAATGTCTATGGCCATGGCGTAGGAAGTGAAACTTTTCCACCAGTTGATCTAAATGGTAAACTAGTAACTTTGGAAGTATCATCATCAAAAAGTGATCCTAATACAAGTGATGATCAGCAAATATCAATTTCATTAATTGATTTTAATTCAAAAATTACTCTACGAGATGTTACATTTCTTATCAAGTCTGAACGTGGAGAAGAATTTCTTTTTGAGCAAGAATTCAAAGCAGACAATGGATTCATAGTTTTTAATTTTGTATCCGAAGAAACTGATTCAATTATTTTAGAGGAAGAAAATGGAGGAGGGCTATTTGGGTCATTATTGGGTCTTGAAAGCAGAATGGTTCATGTTAAAGGACCTAAACTAAGCGAAGGTGGATTATACAAATTAGATGTTAGTGTATTGACTGCTGATGGATATTCTCAAAAATTAGATGAGCCTCTAGTCTTTAACGCCGGAATTTCAATAGCTCAAACATCTAGACATGATTTTGTTGATCCAAACTTTGGTGAACAAAACATTCATGTGATTACTTACTATGATAAAATTTCAAATTTCAATTATGATCCTAATTCTAAAGAAATTAGCTTTTTCATGCCGTTTGAGTGGAGTCAATCTAACATCAATCAAACATCAGTAGTTCATCAAGAATTGGTAATTCCAAAAAAATTTGGTGATTTACTAGTATCTGGATTTACAATGTATGTCAATGGAGTACAATTATCACAAGATATTGTAAACATTGATGACTTTTTTGCTGATGGACGAATTGTTCATTTTATAATATATCAAAAAGAGTTACAGAAAATTTTTGATAATAATTCAAACCAAAATGGAATGGACTTTATTATAACTCCAGATCGTGATTATGCTCATCTTAGTGCAGTTACTGATAATGGGCAATTTAGAATTCTTGTGTCTTCAGAACCTGAAAATCTAAAATCAAATTCAAATGCAAAAATACTTTTTGATGTAACTGATATTTTCTTAAAGAATAAACCAGTTGCGACAAATTATGAATTTTCAGTAACTCAAAATGAAAGAATAATTTTTGAAAAAAATGGAATTAGTACTGATTCTAGAGATGAACATAACATTGCAGAATTTATGATTCCCGATGATGTAACTGGCATTGTAAATCTTAATTTCAAAAATTTAGATGGCAACAAACTTGCAAAGGCAACATTTCCTGTTGTAATTGATAGAATAGCATCAAATGAGATTTCAATTCCTGATTGGATTAGAAACAATGCATTGTGGTGGTCTCAAGAGCAAATAGATGATAAAACATTCATTCAAGGAATTGAATATATGATTCAAAATAAAATTATTCTAATTCCACAAACACAACAAGAAACTTCAGAATCTCAGGAAATCCCTTCTTGGATTAGAAACAATGCTGCATGGTGGGCAGATGGTCAAATAGATGATATAACATTTGTTCAAGGTTTGGAGTTTATGATAAAATTTGGAATTCTTAGTGTTTGA
- a CDS encoding peptidase: MYSKFTLFISIIGIFSIATVLPDAFGHGLGGDQAEPLTFGDMEVTVRTQLSPSDITVGELDSANMQIRFFDTLTDKNLDKVTYRIEVWQSGELLARNLFYDLDGRLDVKIKPKTGCNESLLEKCSIYGGSEHVSAPGALFVQGAACTDDNLEICGRPSITGPIFVKGGLYKIRVDIEAATSPRTVLANLLSYETFVSVAQEQKFSFQTANAEEIPVVIKTYYDDVDNFEFDTSDNSISFDMPFDWSPDYVNLVQVVHEEVRVPKSFAPYADGKQFKGYVNGVEIDQRALLNDPYSSEDSNIVHFLITKNELEKINKTLGPSNYDNQQMDLKLVPLAEISKSSTEFYLVDTKSFEQVPTTVNISWDGKYGANQNVPFEFTFFNENRDLIKDLKYAYVVLDEFDNEIARNDGDDPLNPGITSIEGLDIQKIFVPSAGQIRVDILVYGTGLDYDPKYAGIGSAIIEIGPGSPTTSIPEKTPIPSWIKNNAEWWAAGQIDDGSFVQGIQYLIKENVLKIPPTSQGIGSGSSDIPGWIKNNAEWWAAGQIDDDSFIQGIQYLIKEGIMRIQS; the protein is encoded by the coding sequence TTGTATAGCAAGTTTACATTATTCATTTCAATTATTGGTATTTTCTCAATTGCCACTGTTCTTCCTGATGCATTTGGACATGGACTTGGTGGAGATCAAGCTGAACCACTAACATTTGGTGATATGGAGGTAACTGTTCGTACACAATTGAGTCCATCTGATATTACAGTTGGAGAACTTGATTCTGCTAACATGCAAATACGATTCTTTGATACATTAACTGACAAGAATCTTGACAAAGTAACTTACAGAATAGAAGTTTGGCAAAGTGGTGAACTTTTAGCTAGAAATTTGTTTTATGATTTAGATGGTAGATTAGATGTGAAAATTAAACCAAAAACTGGATGTAATGAAAGCCTTCTTGAAAAATGCTCCATTTATGGTGGTTCTGAACATGTTAGTGCACCTGGTGCATTATTTGTTCAAGGTGCAGCATGCACTGATGATAATTTAGAAATTTGTGGAAGACCATCAATTACAGGTCCTATATTTGTAAAAGGTGGATTGTATAAGATTCGAGTTGACATAGAGGCTGCTACTAGTCCAAGAACAGTATTAGCTAATTTACTAAGCTATGAGACTTTTGTCAGTGTTGCACAAGAACAAAAATTTTCTTTCCAAACAGCAAATGCTGAAGAAATCCCAGTAGTTATAAAAACATACTATGATGATGTTGATAACTTTGAATTTGATACATCTGATAATTCAATTTCATTTGATATGCCATTTGATTGGAGTCCTGATTATGTAAACTTGGTACAAGTAGTACATGAAGAAGTAAGAGTTCCTAAATCATTTGCACCTTATGCAGATGGGAAGCAATTCAAAGGATATGTTAATGGTGTTGAAATTGATCAGAGAGCATTACTTAATGATCCATATTCATCAGAGGATTCAAACATTGTTCATTTCTTAATTACCAAAAATGAATTAGAGAAAATTAACAAAACTCTTGGGCCTTCTAATTATGATAATCAACAAATGGATTTGAAATTAGTTCCATTAGCAGAAATATCAAAAAGTTCTACTGAATTTTATCTAGTAGATACTAAAAGCTTTGAACAAGTCCCAACAACAGTTAACATTTCATGGGATGGAAAATATGGTGCAAATCAGAATGTTCCATTTGAGTTTACATTCTTTAATGAAAATAGAGATTTAATCAAAGATCTAAAATACGCCTATGTTGTTTTAGATGAATTTGATAATGAAATAGCTCGAAATGATGGAGATGACCCTCTCAATCCTGGAATTACATCCATTGAAGGATTAGATATACAGAAAATCTTTGTTCCATCTGCTGGTCAAATTCGTGTTGATATCTTAGTTTATGGAACTGGATTGGATTATGATCCAAAGTATGCTGGAATTGGTTCAGCAATAATTGAGATTGGTCCAGGTTCTCCAACAACTTCAATACCTGAAAAAACACCAATTCCTAGTTGGATTAAAAACAATGCAGAGTGGTGGGCAGCAGGACAAATCGATGATGGTTCATTTGTTCAAGGCATTCAATATTTGATTAAAGAAAATGTTCTAAAAATTCCTCCAACTTCACAAGGAATTGGTTCTGGTTCAAGTGATATACCAGGCTGGATTAAAAACAATGCAGAGTGGTGGGCAGCAGGACAAATCGATGATGATTCATTCATTCAAGGAATTCAATATTTGATTAAAGAAGGAATTATGAGAATTCAATCATAG
- a CDS encoding CFI-box-CTERM domain-containing protein encodes MKILLVLLLIPLLTIPAFAESQTLPTEKGTLDVKLTHDEIEPNVQTKINIDFLNPQTKKIQEHIDYTISVSKDGEKVFGPIPLTHTSVGSVKIPIEFNLGEGVYTMDFEIEGILFQPIPTETVSFDITVGEAHAQPTPNNDVPPTEENGGCLIATAAYGSEMAPQIQQLRELRDNTVLSTKSGIAFMSGFNQFYYSFSPSVADYERENPVFKEIVKVGLTPMLSSLSLLNLVEIDSEQEILGYGVSIILLNIGMYVGIPAFGILKLYQFRKN; translated from the coding sequence ATGAAAATTTTACTTGTACTGTTACTAATTCCATTATTGACTATTCCTGCATTTGCAGAATCCCAAACTTTACCTACTGAGAAAGGAACACTTGATGTAAAATTAACACATGATGAAATAGAACCAAATGTTCAAACAAAAATCAATATTGATTTTCTAAATCCTCAAACCAAAAAAATTCAAGAGCATATTGATTATACAATATCAGTTTCTAAAGATGGAGAAAAAGTCTTTGGACCAATTCCACTAACTCATACTTCAGTTGGATCAGTTAAGATTCCAATTGAATTCAATCTTGGCGAAGGTGTGTATACAATGGACTTTGAAATCGAAGGAATTCTATTTCAGCCAATTCCTACTGAAACAGTATCATTTGATATTACAGTAGGAGAAGCACATGCACAACCAACACCAAACAATGATGTTCCACCTACTGAAGAAAATGGTGGATGTTTAATTGCAACTGCAGCATATGGTTCTGAAATGGCGCCACAAATTCAACAATTACGAGAACTTAGAGATAATACTGTATTATCAACAAAGTCTGGAATTGCTTTTATGAGTGGATTTAATCAATTCTATTATTCATTTTCACCTAGTGTAGCTGACTATGAAAGAGAGAATCCTGTTTTCAAAGAAATTGTAAAAGTTGGATTAACTCCAATGCTATCATCATTATCATTACTTAATCTAGTTGAGATTGATTCAGAGCAAGAAATACTGGGATATGGAGTCTCCATCATTTTACTAAATATTGGAATGTATGTTGGAATCCCTGCATTTGGAATTCTAAAGTTGTACCAGTTTAGAAAAAACTAG